One genomic segment of Kiritimatiellia bacterium includes these proteins:
- a CDS encoding S8 family serine peptidase, whose protein sequence is MMTAKTCWKILVLVSCCSPLAAPPAQADKPRTDQPPPSIIVQLSPALAALAAQDMITPALSPAEFDERVKALLSRPAWSGQQAFLNALAAIRATGLRAPFRNPKADRASSPERAALYDTFVIRLANPAASMNVEKLEATAGVLSVEPDAWCRTEWLPNDFYFHSAGTWGQLYDDLWALKRDKLDAELAWNLGFGAGILVAVVDSGVDRNHAELNGQVWQNAAEIAGNNVDDDGNGFVDDVHGWNFRAGNNDTMDVHGHGTFCAGIIAARGNNAIGIVGVAPQAKILPLTITDAEGAGLISDAAAAIVYAVDKNARVINLSVGDYKKLKVITSALAVAYQKKVVAVCSAGNDSCDKYHTPGSEVDALCVAASDPADLHCEFSNKGYWLDVCAPGGDPDPWNPENILSLLSAVHSPDLNAFVIGGQYCRMAGTSASAPYVSGAAALILGLHPNYEVDVVRSLLRASAEGADGGPWSYRTGYGRINLNNLVKYNGFGAARIRTPLDRHFRIRTGDAVQFKGKAFCTGMTKWRLEWGHGENPGAWNPINSSLVPQPNGDLCPNFVLAGPAAARVDQRCIKLTVEGPKQFYQDKVWVTLDPKWKWTKLTGGVNDETFVDMALDAAGNVYTLCQLGKTDGVNLFFSIAVCKFNADGNLLWAKAKGSDRTFGGGLAVDGAGNVYVTGMTKEQLDGQPNNNPDGALVVGDIFVIKYDTNGNWKWTRIRGSADADAGNKIACDNAGNVYIGGDAKAAFDGQPFQGNADMVVMKYNPAGAWQWTRFWGTPDFDRAYSIVADGAGNTWLAGPTGALLDQSVFIRKYSPAGALLDSVVHAAPDPGYAIATDLALDGAQNVYLTGYMRGLNWDGQNNPAMLKTKGFAQKYNAALDWQWTRLFGSEENNEGASICMLNGNLMIGAKDIPPIGGFSGHPSMYLISYTTAGALSWRDNIFANSEWKSEPKAVAARANVLYTAGRSEGPYDGAVYKGMGDALLMQYKF, encoded by the coding sequence ATGATGACCGCAAAAACATGCTGGAAGATCCTTGTGCTCGTTTCGTGCTGTAGCCCGCTCGCCGCGCCCCCGGCGCAGGCCGATAAACCGAGAACGGATCAGCCGCCGCCCAGTATCATCGTTCAGCTGTCCCCGGCCCTGGCCGCCCTGGCGGCCCAGGATATGATCACTCCTGCGCTGTCGCCCGCCGAGTTTGACGAACGGGTGAAAGCGCTCCTGTCGCGGCCCGCCTGGTCGGGACAACAGGCGTTCCTCAACGCCCTGGCGGCCATCCGCGCGACGGGCCTGCGCGCGCCGTTCCGCAATCCCAAGGCCGACCGCGCCTCGAGCCCGGAACGGGCAGCGCTGTACGACACGTTCGTCATCCGCCTGGCCAACCCGGCGGCCTCCATGAACGTCGAAAAACTGGAGGCCACGGCCGGGGTGCTCTCCGTCGAGCCCGACGCCTGGTGCCGTACGGAGTGGCTCCCCAACGACTTCTACTTCCATAGCGCCGGAACCTGGGGCCAGCTCTACGACGACCTGTGGGCGCTCAAGCGCGACAAGCTGGACGCCGAACTGGCGTGGAACCTGGGCTTCGGCGCGGGCATCCTCGTCGCGGTCGTGGATTCCGGCGTGGACCGCAACCACGCGGAACTGAACGGGCAGGTCTGGCAGAACGCGGCGGAGATCGCGGGCAACAACGTGGACGACGACGGCAACGGGTTCGTGGACGACGTCCATGGCTGGAACTTCCGGGCGGGCAACAACGACACGATGGACGTCCACGGGCACGGGACCTTCTGCGCGGGGATCATCGCCGCCCGGGGCAACAACGCGATCGGTATCGTCGGCGTGGCGCCCCAGGCGAAGATCCTGCCGCTGACGATCACCGACGCGGAGGGCGCGGGCCTGATCAGCGATGCCGCGGCCGCGATCGTCTACGCCGTGGACAAAAACGCCCGCGTAATCAACTTGAGCGTCGGGGACTACAAGAAGCTGAAGGTCATCACCTCGGCCCTGGCGGTCGCCTACCAGAAAAAGGTGGTGGCCGTCTGCTCCGCCGGCAACGATTCGTGCGACAAGTACCACACGCCGGGCAGCGAGGTGGACGCGCTCTGCGTGGCCGCCAGCGACCCGGCGGACCTGCATTGCGAGTTCAGCAACAAGGGCTACTGGCTGGACGTCTGCGCCCCCGGCGGCGACCCGGACCCCTGGAATCCCGAAAATATTCTCTCCCTGCTCTCGGCGGTCCATTCGCCCGACCTGAACGCCTTCGTGATCGGCGGCCAGTACTGCCGCATGGCGGGCACGTCCGCCTCCGCGCCGTACGTGTCCGGGGCCGCCGCGCTGATCCTCGGGCTGCACCCGAATTACGAGGTGGACGTGGTGCGGTCCCTGCTGCGCGCCTCGGCCGAGGGCGCCGACGGCGGGCCGTGGTCCTACCGGACGGGTTACGGGCGCATCAATCTCAACAACCTCGTCAAGTACAACGGATTCGGCGCCGCGCGCATCCGCACGCCGCTGGACCGGCACTTCCGGATCCGGACGGGCGACGCCGTTCAATTCAAGGGCAAGGCGTTTTGCACGGGGATGACGAAATGGCGGCTGGAATGGGGCCACGGCGAGAACCCGGGGGCCTGGAACCCGATCAACAGCAGCCTCGTGCCGCAGCCCAACGGCGATCTCTGCCCGAACTTCGTTCTCGCGGGCCCGGCGGCCGCCCGCGTGGACCAGCGGTGCATCAAGCTGACGGTCGAGGGGCCGAAGCAGTTCTACCAGGACAAGGTCTGGGTGACGCTCGATCCGAAGTGGAAATGGACCAAGCTCACGGGGGGCGTGAACGATGAAACGTTCGTGGACATGGCCCTTGACGCCGCCGGCAACGTGTACACCTTGTGCCAACTCGGCAAGACAGACGGCGTCAATCTCTTCTTCTCCATCGCGGTTTGCAAGTTCAACGCCGACGGGAATCTGCTGTGGGCCAAGGCCAAGGGCAGTGACCGGACCTTCGGCGGGGGCCTCGCCGTGGACGGCGCCGGCAACGTGTACGTCACGGGCATGACCAAGGAGCAGCTGGACGGCCAGCCGAACAATAATCCGGACGGAGCCCTGGTCGTCGGCGATATCTTCGTGATCAAGTACGACACGAACGGGAACTGGAAGTGGACGCGCATCCGGGGCAGCGCCGACGCGGACGCCGGGAACAAGATCGCCTGCGACAACGCCGGAAACGTCTACATCGGCGGGGATGCCAAGGCCGCCTTCGACGGCCAGCCGTTCCAAGGCAACGCGGACATGGTGGTGATGAAGTACAACCCGGCGGGCGCCTGGCAGTGGACACGCTTCTGGGGCACGCCGGACTTCGACCGGGCTTACTCCATCGTCGCGGACGGCGCCGGCAACACGTGGCTGGCGGGCCCGACCGGCGCCCTGCTCGACCAGTCCGTCTTCATCCGCAAGTACAGCCCGGCCGGCGCCCTGCTGGACTCGGTGGTGCACGCGGCGCCCGACCCCGGCTATGCCATCGCGACGGACCTGGCCCTGGACGGCGCCCAGAACGTCTACCTCACCGGTTACATGCGCGGGCTCAACTGGGACGGACAGAACAATCCCGCCATGCTGAAGACCAAGGGATTCGCGCAGAAATACAACGCCGCCCTCGACTGGCAGTGGACTCGGCTGTTCGGATCCGAGGAGAACAACGAAGGCGCGTCCATCTGCATGCTGAACGGCAACCTCATGATCGGCGCCAAGGACATCCCTCCCATTGGCGGATTCTCTGGCCATCCGTCCATGTACCTGATCAGCTACACAACGGCCGGCGCGCTCTCGTGGCGGGACAATATCTTCGCGAACAGCGAATGGAAGTCCGAGCCCAAGGCCGTAGCCGCCAGGGCGAATGTGCTGTACACCGCCGGCCGCTCGGAAGGGCCCTATGACGGTGCCGTGTACAAGGGCATGGGCGACGCCCTGCTGATGCAATACAAGTTCTAG
- a CDS encoding lamin tail domain-containing protein: MKPLSARLTLAFVCLFTLAARLPARAAVRISEFMADNQAALLDEDGDYSDWIEIYNSGPADVDLGGWSLTDDTNQPAKWAFPPTNLAAGAYLVVFASEKDRTSPNLHTSFRLSADGEYLALVDATGTNVISQYAPAFPSQYPDVSYGWQTSGSNASLWAGRAGYLIRRTPGAANTCRPGPHPLYCDDSALRADITISQSDWDTLMYDPWNETYRSITLRVRHGDIDVTVSNVGIRCRGNTSREKQPRSFNIALNAFVPGQRLFGMERLYWNSDANDPSTARPKLMNDLGNTAGLPTSYANHVALVVHGPNWDRGAYYPGGAFFDALRNNTEAVDDVFVKSRFGSSAGNLYKCNYRQWPANLSYRGPTGSSYIGDGTTYELKHDGGGDSSYDDLAEFIALIDQTPSNDFPNAIMQAFDVDGFLKRMAIDVLCGNWDNYWANANNYHLFHDPLSGRWQFLPYDFDNSFGIDWIDLDWESRSPYGWGDGNPNGAPLAAKIMDVPEFRNRYSFYMKQMLDSVYSNARLNPALYATRSNLVAALPILSGGVSNMKDRERDRYAGDWPYWTYDHFFYSFDYAQPYAGVPNNYGITEFIGIRQTNALAQLDLQNIGPIISGFALDPDPPFVNDAFTVSARVTDDVAVASVQFVYSFNGGPTNEAALTNRGADLWSAALPAFTTNGSLRYILRASDNTGQATFHPFGGTNYALTLTVTNAAAALVITELNYNPYARTAVEIAAGVTDDQNLEFLELHNAGSTPLALEGYRFTAGITFTFPAFTLGAGEYAVITSHSNSFRVRYTNAAIQVIGQYSGNLSNGGEALQLLNAAGQVFKAFTYDDSGDWPGRADGKGSSLEVLDPAASYDDPFNWRSSSEYGGSPGAAGLGPDNRVVVNEVLTHTDPPLCDAIELVNTTESAIDIGGWYLTDTSDRYTKYQIPDGTVLAAGAYIAFDETNHFNTSGGVDTNDFALDGAHGDDVYLMQADAAGNLQRFVDHPEFGAAANGESFGRWPNGSGSLYPMASRTLGEANSGPRVGPLLISEVMYNPPNGSNHLEFVEIYNPLSQVVDLTRWQLDTGVTFPFPTGTAIGAQSALVVLPFNPAAPSNSALLADFRAVYGISTSVPLAGAYSGALDNGGEDVRLMRPDDPPPGEPTYYPMLIEDVIAYDDDAPWPAGADGGGSSLTRGSPALWGADAASWSAASPTPGSHESSGTNFTLTIRTDHGTASPASGAHLVAAGQIMTNSVTTPDIQGGARYACAGWVMTGHSPEAGGTNWMTMTATNDAALTWRWTTNYMLTVTSGGGGRVEPEGGWAEPGAVVALQASPSNGYRFAQWAGDTNAITAGGSLSTSISVTVAAPVSLTAQFAADAPAAYYVSPAGSHTPPYTTWGTAATSIQAAVDYAPAGATVLVTEATYALAAQVSIAKALTLRSTNGPAGAILDGGNATRVLYVTHAEAVVEGFTIRRGAGGGNSGGGARLEGGGVLMNCILHSNTTEKSGGGAALINGGELRNCLAYGNSAGERGGGVYTYTDSGAPVVESCTFARNSGAEAGGVYLNGGAVLLNSIAWANSASSGSNIVLFGSGQDVRYCTTGPAVAGAGNGASNPAFADAASGAFRLGDASPCIDAGTNRAWMAGALELDGRPRILHLVADRGAYEAVLAAWDTDEDGMPDESELLAGTNPNDGGSYLGLSGPRHGPAPGAFLLSWSSATGQRYRVQHSTNLFEGFTDTPFTNLPADPPLNTVTDAVEGVAGRFYRIRLEP, translated from the coding sequence ATGAAACCGCTATCCGCGCGCCTTACGCTCGCCTTCGTTTGCCTCTTCACGCTGGCGGCCCGGCTGCCGGCGCGCGCCGCCGTGCGGATCAGCGAGTTCATGGCGGACAACCAGGCGGCACTCCTGGACGAGGACGGGGATTACTCGGACTGGATCGAGATTTACAATTCCGGACCGGCGGACGTGGACCTCGGCGGCTGGTCCCTGACGGACGATACAAACCAGCCGGCCAAGTGGGCGTTCCCCCCGACCAATCTGGCGGCGGGGGCCTATCTCGTGGTCTTCGCCTCGGAGAAGGACCGGACGAGCCCGAACCTGCACACGAGCTTCAGGCTCTCCGCGGACGGCGAGTACCTGGCCCTCGTGGACGCGACGGGCACGAACGTGATCAGCCAGTACGCCCCAGCCTTCCCCTCCCAGTACCCGGACGTATCCTACGGCTGGCAGACCTCCGGCTCAAACGCCTCGCTGTGGGCGGGCCGCGCAGGCTACCTGATCCGGCGCACGCCCGGCGCGGCCAACACCTGCCGGCCGGGCCCCCACCCGCTCTACTGCGACGACTCGGCGCTGCGGGCGGACATCACGATCTCGCAGTCGGACTGGGACACGCTGATGTACGATCCGTGGAACGAAACCTATCGCTCCATCACGCTGCGCGTCCGCCACGGGGACATCGACGTCACGGTCAGCAACGTCGGCATCCGCTGCCGCGGCAACACGAGCCGCGAGAAACAGCCGCGCTCGTTCAACATCGCGCTCAACGCCTTCGTGCCCGGCCAGAGGCTGTTCGGCATGGAGCGCCTGTACTGGAACTCCGACGCCAACGACCCGTCCACGGCCCGGCCGAAACTCATGAACGACCTCGGCAACACGGCCGGCCTGCCGACGTCGTACGCGAACCACGTGGCCCTCGTGGTGCACGGTCCGAACTGGGATCGCGGCGCCTACTATCCCGGCGGCGCCTTCTTCGACGCGCTGCGCAACAATACCGAGGCGGTGGACGATGTGTTCGTCAAGTCGCGCTTCGGCAGCAGCGCGGGCAACCTTTACAAGTGCAACTACCGCCAGTGGCCGGCGAACCTCTCCTACCGCGGGCCGACGGGCAGCTCCTATATCGGGGACGGCACGACCTACGAGCTGAAGCACGACGGCGGAGGCGACTCATCTTACGATGACCTCGCGGAGTTCATCGCGCTGATCGACCAGACGCCCAGCAACGACTTTCCCAACGCGATCATGCAGGCGTTCGACGTGGACGGCTTCCTGAAGCGCATGGCGATCGACGTGCTCTGCGGCAACTGGGACAACTACTGGGCCAACGCCAACAACTACCATCTCTTCCACGACCCCCTCTCGGGCCGCTGGCAGTTCCTCCCCTACGATTTCGACAACAGCTTCGGCATCGACTGGATTGATCTCGACTGGGAATCCCGCTCGCCCTATGGCTGGGGCGACGGCAATCCCAACGGCGCGCCGCTGGCGGCCAAAATCATGGACGTGCCGGAGTTCCGGAACCGCTACTCGTTCTACATGAAGCAGATGCTGGATTCCGTGTACTCCAACGCCCGCCTGAACCCGGCGCTGTATGCCACGCGATCCAACCTCGTCGCGGCCCTGCCGATCCTCTCGGGCGGCGTCAGCAACATGAAGGACCGCGAGCGCGACCGGTACGCCGGGGACTGGCCCTATTGGACCTACGACCATTTTTTCTATTCTTTCGACTATGCGCAGCCCTACGCCGGCGTGCCCAACAACTACGGCATCACGGAATTCATCGGCATCCGGCAGACCAACGCCCTGGCCCAGCTCGACCTGCAAAACATCGGGCCGATCATCTCCGGCTTCGCCTTGGACCCCGATCCCCCGTTCGTCAACGACGCCTTCACGGTCTCGGCGCGCGTGACGGACGACGTGGCGGTGGCGTCAGTTCAGTTCGTTTACTCTTTCAACGGCGGGCCGACCAACGAGGCGGCGCTGACGAACCGGGGCGCGGACCTGTGGTCCGCGGCGCTCCCCGCGTTCACGACCAACGGCTCGCTGCGCTATATCCTGCGGGCGTCGGACAACACGGGCCAAGCAACCTTCCATCCCTTCGGCGGCACGAACTACGCGCTGACCCTGACCGTCACCAACGCCGCGGCGGCCCTCGTCATCACGGAGCTGAACTACAATCCCTACGCCCGGACCGCCGTGGAGATCGCCGCGGGGGTGACCGACGACCAGAACCTGGAATTCCTCGAATTGCACAACGCCGGCAGCACTCCGCTGGCGCTCGAAGGCTACCGGTTCACCGCCGGCATCACGTTCACGTTCCCGGCCTTCACGCTGGGCGCGGGCGAGTACGCCGTGATCACGTCGCACAGCAACTCCTTCCGCGTCCGCTACACCAACGCGGCCATCCAGGTCATCGGCCAGTACAGCGGCAACTTGAGCAACGGGGGCGAGGCCCTGCAACTGCTCAACGCGGCCGGGCAGGTCTTCAAGGCCTTCACGTACGACGACAGCGGGGACTGGCCGGGCCGCGCGGACGGCAAGGGCAGCAGCCTGGAGGTGCTCGACCCGGCAGCGAGCTACGACGATCCGTTCAACTGGCGGTCGAGCTCGGAGTACGGAGGCTCGCCGGGCGCGGCGGGGCTCGGGCCGGACAACCGGGTCGTCGTCAACGAGGTGCTGACCCACACCGACCCGCCGCTGTGCGACGCGATCGAGCTGGTCAACACGACCGAGAGCGCGATCGACATCGGCGGGTGGTACCTGACCGACACCAGCGACCGGTACACGAAGTACCAGATCCCGGACGGCACGGTGCTGGCCGCGGGCGCGTACATCGCGTTCGACGAAACCAACCACTTCAACACGTCGGGCGGCGTGGACACCAACGACTTCGCGCTGGACGGTGCGCACGGGGACGACGTCTACCTGATGCAGGCGGACGCCGCGGGGAACCTGCAGCGGTTCGTGGACCACCCCGAGTTCGGCGCGGCGGCCAACGGGGAATCGTTCGGGCGCTGGCCGAACGGTTCGGGCAGCCTGTACCCGATGGCCAGCCGGACCCTCGGCGAGGCCAACAGCGGCCCGCGCGTCGGCCCGCTGCTGATCAGCGAGGTCATGTACAACCCGCCTAACGGCAGCAACCACCTGGAGTTCGTGGAAATCTACAATCCCCTGTCCCAGGTCGTGGACCTGACCCGCTGGCAACTCGACACAGGCGTCACGTTCCCGTTCCCGACCGGCACGGCCATCGGGGCCCAGTCGGCCCTGGTCGTGCTGCCGTTCAATCCGGCCGCGCCCTCGAACAGCGCGCTGCTCGCGGACTTCCGGGCGGTCTACGGGATCTCGACGTCCGTCCCGCTCGCCGGCGCGTACTCGGGCGCGCTGGACAACGGCGGGGAGGACGTGCGGCTGATGCGGCCGGACGACCCGCCCCCGGGCGAGCCCACGTACTATCCGATGCTGATCGAAGATGTGATCGCCTACGACGACGACGCGCCGTGGCCGGCGGGCGCGGACGGCGGTGGCTCGTCGCTGACGCGCGGCTCCCCCGCCCTGTGGGGTGCGGACGCCGCAAGCTGGTCCGCCGCCTCGCCCACGCCCGGCAGCCACGAGTCCAGCGGGACGAACTTCACGTTAACGATCCGGACCGACCACGGGACCGCCTCTCCGGCGTCGGGGGCGCACCTGGTCGCCGCCGGCCAGATCATGACCAACAGCGTCACCACGCCGGACATCCAGGGCGGCGCGCGCTACGCCTGCGCGGGCTGGGTGATGACCGGCCACAGCCCGGAAGCCGGCGGCACGAACTGGATGACGATGACCGCGACCAACGACGCCGCGCTCACCTGGCGCTGGACCACGAATTACATGCTGACCGTCACGTCGGGCGGCGGTGGCCGGGTCGAGCCGGAGGGCGGCTGGGCCGAGCCCGGCGCGGTCGTGGCGCTGCAGGCCTCGCCCAGCAACGGGTACCGGTTCGCGCAGTGGGCCGGCGACACGAATGCGATCACGGCGGGCGGGTCGCTGTCCACTTCGATCTCCGTGACCGTCGCCGCGCCCGTGTCGCTGACCGCGCAGTTCGCGGCGGATGCGCCGGCCGCGTACTACGTGTCCCCGGCCGGCAGCCATACGCCGCCGTACACGACGTGGGGCACAGCCGCCACCAGCATCCAGGCCGCGGTGGATTACGCGCCCGCGGGGGCCACCGTGCTGGTGACCGAAGCGACGTATGCGCTGGCCGCGCAGGTCAGCATCGCCAAGGCGCTGACCCTCCGCAGCACGAACGGCCCGGCCGGCGCGATCCTGGACGGCGGCAACGCGACGCGCGTTCTCTACGTGACGCACGCGGAAGCGGTGGTCGAGGGCTTTACGATTCGCCGGGGAGCTGGCGGCGGGAACAGCGGCGGCGGCGCGCGCCTGGAAGGCGGCGGCGTGCTGATGAACTGCATTCTTCACAGCAACACGACGGAAAAGAGCGGAGGCGGCGCGGCGCTGATCAACGGCGGCGAACTCCGGAACTGCCTGGCCTACGGCAACAGCGCCGGCGAGCGCGGCGGAGGCGTGTACACCTACACCGACTCCGGGGCGCCGGTCGTCGAGAGCTGCACGTTCGCGAGGAACTCGGGCGCGGAGGCCGGCGGCGTCTACCTCAACGGCGGCGCAGTCCTGCTCAACTCCATCGCCTGGGCCAACAGCGCCTCCTCGGGCTCGAACATCGTCCTGTTCGGGTCCGGCCAGGACGTTCGGTACTGCACCACGGGGCCCGCCGTCGCCGGCGCCGGCAACGGGGCGTCGAATCCCGCTTTCGCGGACGCCGCCTCGGGCGCTTTCCGGCTGGGCGACGCCTCTCCCTGCATCGACGCCGGGACGAACCGGGCCTGGATGGCAGGCGCGCTGGAACTGGACGGGCGGCCGCGCATCCTGCACCTCGTCGCGGACCGGGGCGCCTACGAGGCCGTCCTCGCGGCCTGGGACACCGACGAAGACGGAATGCCGGACGAGTCCGAGTTGCTTGCCGGCACGAACCCGAACGACGGCGGCTCCTACCTCGGGCTCTCGGGGCCCCGCCACGGTCCGGCCCCGGGCGCGTTCCTCCTGTCCTGGTCCAGCGCGACCGGGCAACGGTACCGCGTCCAGCACTCCACCAACCTGTTCGAGGGCTTCACGGATACGCCCTTCACCAACCTCCCTGCGGATCCGCCGCTCAATACCGTCACGGATGCCGTCGAAGGGGTCGCCGGCCGGTTTTATCGGATCCGGCTGGAACCGTAG
- a CDS encoding ABC transporter ATP-binding protein: MITPLQLEARALAAGYGEKEILHDVSLSVAPGELVGLIGPNGAGKTTLLRVLSGELPAMRGDLRLGESDLSRLDKRSLARRLAFVPQSLNLPVAFTVHDFVALGRRPYGAAWSRLAAGDREAIRAALRQADLDGMDEQLVDELSAGERQRALVALALAQEPQILLLDEPTAHLDIPHAWRLLDLVRALNRERGTTVIFSSHDLNLAAAFCRRLVLLDQGRIASDGTPEQVLTAGVLSTAYHHALEVITLPGSRRVVVPA, translated from the coding sequence GTGATAACGCCCCTCCAGCTCGAAGCGCGCGCCCTGGCCGCCGGATACGGCGAGAAGGAAATCCTCCATGACGTTTCCCTGTCGGTGGCGCCCGGCGAACTCGTCGGGCTCATCGGCCCGAACGGCGCGGGCAAGACCACGTTGCTTCGGGTGTTGAGCGGCGAGCTCCCCGCGATGCGCGGCGACCTGCGGCTCGGCGAGTCCGACCTGTCCCGGCTGGACAAGCGAAGCCTGGCGCGGCGGCTGGCTTTCGTGCCGCAGTCGCTGAACCTCCCCGTGGCCTTCACCGTCCACGACTTCGTCGCGCTCGGCCGGCGTCCCTACGGGGCCGCGTGGAGCCGTCTCGCCGCCGGCGATCGCGAGGCCATCCGCGCGGCGCTCCGGCAGGCGGACCTGGACGGCATGGACGAGCAACTCGTGGACGAATTGAGCGCGGGCGAGCGGCAGCGGGCGCTCGTGGCCCTCGCCCTGGCGCAGGAGCCGCAGATCCTGCTGCTCGACGAGCCGACCGCGCACCTGGACATCCCGCACGCGTGGCGGCTCCTGGACCTGGTCCGCGCGCTGAACCGCGAGCGGGGCACGACCGTGATTTTCTCCTCGCACGATCTCAACCTCGCCGCCGCGTTCTGCCGCCGGCTGGTCCTCCTCGACCAGGGCCGCATCGCGTCCGACGGGACGCCAGAACAGGTCCTCACAGCGGGCGTCCTTTCCACGGCCTATCATCATGCCCTCGAAGTGATTACGCTGCCCGGCTCCCGGCGCGTGGTCGTGCCGGCTTGA
- a CDS encoding Rrf2 family transcriptional regulator: MVSNRCQYALRAMVELARKEGKGLATIAEIARARHIPVRFLESILLTLKQNGFTRSVRGKEGGYLLARPAGKISAGDIIRLFEGPMFTPRKSAEATRDVLTTLWGRAETAMSEVFDSVSLRELARLDEQSERAAALHFDI; encoded by the coding sequence ATGGTATCTAATCGCTGTCAGTACGCGCTCCGGGCCATGGTGGAACTGGCCCGGAAGGAGGGCAAGGGACTGGCCACGATCGCGGAGATCGCGCGGGCGCGGCACATCCCCGTCCGTTTCCTGGAATCCATCCTGCTGACCCTCAAGCAGAACGGCTTCACCCGGTCGGTGCGCGGGAAGGAAGGCGGCTACCTCCTGGCCCGGCCGGCCGGCAAGATCTCCGCCGGGGACATCATTCGCCTGTTCGAGGGGCCGATGTTCACGCCGCGCAAATCCGCCGAGGCGACCCGGGATGTCCTGACCACCCTGTGGGGCCGGGCGGAGACCGCGATGTCGGAGGTTTTCGATTCCGTTTCTCTCCGCGAGCTCGCCCGGCTGGACGAACAGAGCGAGCGCGCGGCCGCTCTCCATTTCGACATTTGA
- the miaB gene encoding tRNA (N6-isopentenyl adenosine(37)-C2)-methylthiotransferase MiaB — MDRTYHIWTIGCQMNEADSRKVAAQLEALGYAPARHAEEASLVVLNTCVVRQQAEDRAVRRLHPLKALKRKKPDTVIALMGCMVSPRELPELKQRFPWVDVFAPPSDAAPLLDHVEAAHGKTRRAERDAMQDGEPVLPASQQARAVTAYVPAVLGCSHGCTFCVIPGRRGRERSRPPADILREARRLADQGVREITLLGQIVDRYGLDLDGKPDLAGLLEQISAIPEILRVRFLTSHPNWLTDRLLDAVARLPKVCPYIEVPFQSGNDEILARMKRGYTADDYRRLVGRIRETIPDAAVLTDIIVGFPGETEAQFMDSYRLLDELRLDVAHIAQYSVRPGTAAARTLNDDVPPGEKQRRWQMLEDRQTEIQAEKNAALLGRTVEVLAEEQAKNGRWRGRTPQNKLVFFEGDGDRLGRIAPVTLDWTGPFTLIGHVSADGGGSAEEPSPATAGSRVRE, encoded by the coding sequence ATGGATCGCACGTACCATATCTGGACGATCGGCTGCCAGATGAACGAGGCCGACTCCCGCAAGGTCGCCGCGCAGCTCGAGGCGCTCGGCTACGCGCCCGCCCGGCACGCGGAAGAGGCGTCTCTCGTCGTGCTCAACACCTGCGTGGTCCGGCAGCAGGCGGAGGACCGCGCCGTGCGTCGGCTCCACCCGCTCAAGGCGCTCAAGCGTAAAAAACCCGACACGGTCATCGCGCTCATGGGCTGCATGGTTTCGCCCCGCGAACTGCCCGAGCTGAAGCAGCGCTTCCCGTGGGTGGACGTCTTCGCCCCGCCGTCGGACGCCGCGCCCCTGCTCGACCACGTCGAGGCCGCGCACGGGAAGACCCGCCGCGCGGAGCGCGACGCGATGCAGGACGGCGAGCCCGTTCTGCCGGCTTCGCAGCAGGCGCGGGCGGTCACGGCCTACGTGCCCGCCGTGCTCGGCTGCTCGCACGGCTGCACGTTCTGCGTCATCCCCGGCCGGCGCGGGCGCGAGCGGAGCCGCCCGCCCGCCGACATCCTGCGGGAGGCGCGCCGCCTGGCGGACCAGGGCGTGCGGGAAATCACGCTGCTCGGCCAGATCGTGGACCGGTACGGGCTCGACCTGGACGGGAAGCCGGACCTCGCCGGCCTGCTGGAACAGATCAGCGCGATCCCCGAGATCCTGCGCGTGCGGTTCCTGACCAGCCACCCCAACTGGCTGACCGACCGGCTTCTCGACGCCGTGGCGCGCCTGCCAAAAGTCTGTCCTTACATCGAGGTGCCCTTCCAGTCGGGCAACGACGAAATCCTCGCCCGGATGAAGCGCGGGTACACGGCGGACGACTACCGGCGGCTGGTCGGCCGGATCCGCGAAACGATCCCCGACGCCGCCGTGCTGACGGACATCATCGTCGGATTCCCGGGCGAGACCGAGGCGCAGTTCATGGATTCGTACCGGCTGCTCGACGAACTGCGGCTGGACGTCGCGCACATCGCGCAGTACTCCGTGCGGCCGGGCACCGCGGCGGCCCGGACGCTGAACGACGACGTGCCGCCGGGGGAAAAGCAGCGGCGGTGGCAAATGCTGGAGGACCGTCAGACCGAAATCCAGGCGGAGAAAAACGCCGCGTTACTGGGCCGGACCGTGGAAGTCCTGGCGGAAGAGCAGGCGAAGAACGGCCGCTGGCGCGGCCGCACGCCGCAAAACAAGCTCGTGTTCTTCGAGGGCGACGGAGACCGGCTGGGCCGCATCGCGCCGGTGACGCTGGACTGGACGGGCCCGTTTACCCTTATTGGGCATGTCTCCGCAGACGGCGGCGGATCAGCAGAAGAGCCAAGCCCAGCAACGGCAGGGAGCCGGGTTCGGGAATAA